The proteins below are encoded in one region of Micromonospora pisi:
- the infB gene encoding translation initiation factor IF-2 — protein sequence MAGKARVHELAKELGVESKTVLAKLKEMGEFVKSASSTVEAPVARRLRGAFVASSNSAAPAAPATPAPSAAPAATPGPTAPGEPRVSAKPMPPRRPTAPPAARPKGPVPGPPQPAAPAPAAKPASAHDIEVAAAEARAAALKAEQEAAVKAAQAARQQQRDAPRREPPAEGGAQTSRPRPGPNAVPPRPGSPAARPANPGAPAPGRPGPGGRPPARSGGNNPFGITPGGQRPAAPGGPRPNPASMPPRPSPASMPPRPSPASMPTQRPGRPGGGPGRPGGPGGAGAGRPGGGGAGGGFRGGPGGGGGGGGFRGGPGGGGGGGGFRPGGGGGAPGGGGYRGGPGGGAPAGAGAGGAGRPGGGGRGRGGGAAGAFGRPGGKPTRGRKSKKQRRQEFDNLSAPTMSSGAPRGQGQAVRLSRGASLSDFADRINANPGSLVQEMFNLGEMVTATQSCSDETLLLLGEHLGFDVQIVSPEDEDRALLAQFNIDLDAEIDADRLVTRPPVVTVMGHVDHGKTKLLDAIRKTNMVAGEAGGITQHIGAYQVRVPHDGSERALTFIDTPGHEAFTAMRARGAQVTDIVVLVVAADDGVMPQTIEALNHAKAADVPIVVAVNKVDKPEANPDKVRQQLTEYGLVAEEYGGETMFVNVAAKPGIGIDELLEAILLTADASLELTAPIDGPAQGVAVEAHLDKGRGAVATVLVQKGTLRAGDSIVAGGAHGRVRAMLDENGNQVAEAGPARPVMVLGLTAVPSAGDTFLAAADDRTVRQIAEQRQARRRAASFANSRGRATLETLMEQIKEGEKTSLNLILKGDVSGSVEALEDALFKLDIPEEVQLKILDRGVGAITESNVMLASASAEAATIIGFNVRASNKVREIADREGVEIRYYTVIYQAIEEIDAALKGLLKPEYEEVELGSAEIRDVFRSSKIGNISGCIVRSGVIRRNAKARLLRDGAVVADNLTISSLKRFKDDATEVREGFECGLTLGNYNNVQVGDIIETFEMREKTRA from the coding sequence GTGGCAGGCAAGGCCCGCGTACACGAGCTGGCAAAAGAGCTCGGGGTCGAAAGTAAGACCGTTCTCGCCAAGTTGAAGGAAATGGGCGAGTTCGTGAAGTCCGCGTCGAGCACGGTCGAGGCGCCCGTCGCCCGCCGGTTGCGCGGCGCGTTCGTCGCGTCGTCGAACTCCGCGGCTCCGGCCGCACCGGCGACCCCAGCCCCTTCCGCGGCCCCGGCGGCCACCCCTGGGCCCACCGCCCCGGGTGAGCCGAGGGTTTCCGCGAAGCCCATGCCGCCCCGGCGGCCCACCGCGCCTCCGGCAGCCCGGCCGAAGGGACCCGTTCCGGGTCCGCCTCAGCCGGCAGCCCCGGCGCCGGCTGCCAAGCCGGCGAGTGCGCACGACATCGAGGTAGCGGCCGCGGAGGCGCGTGCCGCCGCCCTCAAGGCGGAGCAGGAGGCGGCTGTCAAGGCCGCTCAGGCCGCCCGTCAGCAGCAGCGCGACGCCCCGCGCCGGGAACCCCCGGCCGAGGGTGGCGCGCAGACCAGCCGTCCGCGGCCGGGTCCGAACGCGGTGCCGCCGCGTCCGGGCTCCCCGGCGGCGCGGCCGGCGAACCCGGGTGCTCCGGCGCCCGGCCGGCCCGGTCCCGGCGGTCGTCCGCCGGCACGTAGCGGCGGCAACAACCCGTTCGGGATCACCCCCGGTGGTCAGCGACCGGCAGCCCCGGGTGGGCCCCGGCCCAACCCGGCGTCGATGCCGCCGCGTCCGAGCCCGGCTTCCATGCCGCCTCGGCCGAGCCCGGCTTCCATGCCGACGCAGCGTCCCGGTCGTCCCGGTGGCGGCCCCGGCCGTCCGGGTGGTCCCGGTGGTGCCGGCGCGGGTCGTCCCGGTGGCGGCGGCGCTGGCGGTGGCTTCCGTGGCGGTCCCGGTGGCGGCGGCGGTGGCGGTGGCTTCCGTGGCGGTCCCGGTGGCGGCGGCGGTGGCGGTGGCTTCCGTCCGGGCGGTGGCGGTGGCGCCCCCGGTGGTGGCGGTTACCGAGGTGGCCCCGGTGGCGGGGCGCCGGCCGGTGCGGGCGCTGGTGGCGCCGGCCGTCCGGGTGGTGGCGGTCGTGGCCGTGGCGGCGGTGCCGCGGGTGCCTTCGGGCGTCCGGGGGGCAAGCCGACCCGTGGCCGCAAGTCCAAGAAGCAGCGCAGACAAGAGTTCGACAACCTGTCCGCGCCGACCATGAGCTCGGGTGCGCCCCGGGGTCAGGGCCAGGCCGTACGGCTGTCGCGCGGTGCCTCGCTGTCGGACTTCGCCGACCGGATCAACGCCAACCCCGGTTCGCTGGTCCAGGAGATGTTCAACCTGGGCGAGATGGTCACGGCGACCCAGTCCTGCTCGGACGAGACCCTGTTGCTCCTGGGTGAGCACCTCGGCTTCGACGTGCAGATCGTCAGCCCCGAGGACGAGGACCGCGCCCTGCTGGCGCAGTTCAACATCGACCTCGACGCCGAGATCGACGCCGACCGGCTGGTCACCCGCCCGCCGGTGGTGACCGTCATGGGTCACGTCGACCACGGTAAGACCAAGCTGCTGGACGCGATCCGCAAGACCAACATGGTCGCGGGCGAGGCCGGTGGCATCACCCAGCACATCGGTGCCTACCAGGTGCGGGTTCCGCACGACGGCTCCGAGCGGGCGTTGACCTTCATCGACACCCCGGGTCACGAGGCGTTCACCGCCATGCGTGCCCGTGGTGCCCAGGTGACGGACATCGTGGTGCTGGTGGTCGCGGCCGACGACGGCGTGATGCCGCAGACCATCGAGGCGCTCAACCACGCCAAGGCGGCGGATGTGCCGATCGTGGTCGCGGTGAACAAGGTCGACAAGCCGGAAGCGAACCCGGACAAGGTTCGCCAGCAGCTGACCGAGTACGGCCTGGTCGCCGAGGAGTACGGCGGCGAGACCATGTTCGTCAACGTGGCGGCGAAGCCGGGCATCGGCATCGACGAGCTGCTCGAGGCGATCCTGCTGACCGCCGACGCGTCGCTGGAGCTGACCGCTCCGATCGACGGGCCGGCGCAGGGTGTCGCGGTCGAGGCGCACCTGGACAAGGGTCGCGGTGCGGTGGCCACGGTGCTGGTGCAGAAGGGCACCCTGCGGGCCGGCGACTCGATCGTCGCCGGTGGGGCGCACGGACGCGTCCGGGCGATGCTCGACGAGAACGGCAACCAGGTCGCCGAGGCCGGACCGGCGCGTCCGGTCATGGTGCTCGGTCTGACCGCGGTGCCCAGTGCCGGGGACACGTTCCTGGCCGCTGCGGACGACCGTACGGTGCGCCAGATCGCGGAGCAGCGGCAGGCACGGCGGCGGGCGGCGAGCTTCGCCAACTCCCGTGGTCGGGCCACTCTTGAGACGCTCATGGAGCAGATCAAGGAGGGCGAGAAGACCTCGCTCAACCTCATCCTCAAGGGCGATGTCTCCGGTTCCGTGGAGGCCCTGGAGGACGCGCTGTTCAAGCTGGACATCCCCGAGGAGGTTCAGCTCAAGATCCTCGACCGTGGCGTCGGTGCCATCACGGAAAGCAACGTGATGCTGGCGAGCGCGTCGGCCGAGGCGGCGACGATCATCGGCTTCAACGTGCGGGCCTCGAACAAGGTTCGCGAGATCGCCGACCGCGAGGGTGTGGAGATCCGGTACTACACCGTGATCTACCAGGCCATCGAGGAGATCGACGCGGCGCTCAAGGGTCTGCTCAAGCCGGAGTACGAAGAGGTCGAGCTCGGCAGCGCGGAGATCCGCGATGTGTTCCGGTCCTCCAAGATCGGTAACATCTCCGGTTGTATCGTCCGCTCGGGGGTCATCCGGCGTAACGCCAAGGCCCGCCTGCTGCGCGACGGGGCGGTCGTGGCGGACAACCTCACGATCAGCTCGCTCAAGCGGTTCAAGGACGACGCGACCGAGGTGCGCGAAGGCTTCGAATGCGGTCTCACCCTGGGCAACTACAACAACGTCCAGGTTGGCGACATCATCGAGACCTTCGAGATGCGGGAGAAGACCCGCGCCTGA
- a CDS encoding DUF503 domain-containing protein has translation MFTGTALFDVLLPGDSRSLKAKRAYVRPILAALRRFEISVAEVGALELHGRAQIAVAVVAAEAGHVGEVLDNCERLVAGRPEIELLSVRRRLHGEDD, from the coding sequence ATGTTTACCGGAACCGCTCTTTTTGACGTACTGCTGCCGGGGGATTCCCGGTCGCTGAAGGCGAAGCGCGCCTATGTTCGGCCGATCCTGGCCGCCCTACGCCGGTTCGAGATCTCGGTCGCCGAGGTGGGCGCGCTCGAACTGCACGGGCGGGCACAGATCGCGGTCGCCGTGGTCGCCGCCGAGGCTGGACACGTCGGCGAGGTGCTCGACAACTGCGAGCGCCTGGTCGCCGGACGGCCCGAGATCGAGTTGCTCTCCGTGCGGCGTCGGCTGCACGGCGAGGACGACTGA
- the rbfA gene encoding 30S ribosome-binding factor RbfA, whose translation MSDPAKVRRHAERVRELVASVVRTQIKDPRLGMITITDARITADLRDATVFYTVLGDATEQASTAAALESAKGLLRSTVGKALGLRHSPTLTFVLDNVQDQVKHIDDLLAVARSADAEVQRRAASAEYAGEAQPYKLDEDEDEDDEDGPDDEDEPAADAGDRR comes from the coding sequence ATGTCGGACCCAGCCAAGGTGCGCCGGCACGCTGAGCGTGTCCGGGAGTTGGTGGCTTCCGTGGTGCGTACCCAGATCAAGGATCCCCGGCTCGGCATGATCACAATCACCGATGCCCGGATCACCGCGGACCTGCGGGACGCTACGGTGTTCTACACCGTTCTCGGTGACGCCACCGAACAGGCATCCACCGCTGCCGCGCTGGAAAGCGCCAAGGGCCTGCTGCGCAGCACCGTCGGCAAGGCCCTGGGGCTGCGGCACTCGCCGACGCTGACCTTTGTTCTCGACAACGTCCAGGACCAGGTCAAGCACATCGACGACCTGCTCGCCGTGGCGCGCAGCGCGGACGCTGAGGTGCAACGGCGGGCGGCCAGCGCCGAGTACGCCGGCGAAGCGCAGCCCTACAAGCTTGACGAGGACGAGGACGAGGACGACGAGGACGGGCCCGACGACGAGGACGAGCCGGCGGCCGATGCCGGTGACCGGCGTTGA
- a CDS encoding DHH family phosphoesterase — MTGPALAQSPADAGPSGADWAAAVAAVRALPADGRVLLICHVNPDGDALGSMLGCALGLRRMGLRQLQATFPGPPGVAEPFRGLPGLDLLVPAADAWTDPDLVLCFDAASVSRIGDLADRLDRAGEVVVLDHHASNTRFGRIHLVDPFAAATSVVVEGLLDRLDVPLDREIAECLYVALTTDTGSFRFAMTTPAVHEMAARMLATGLRPEEISRRVFDTRPFGAVRLYGDVLGRAELEPEAAGGLGLVWTYATLDDLARHGQPAYVLEALIDSVRCTAEADVSCVLKQVAESEWAVSMRSKGPVDVSRVAVALGGGGHRLAAGFTGRGSANDIIAAIRTELDRVLAEPE, encoded by the coding sequence TTGACCGGCCCGGCGCTGGCCCAGTCACCGGCTGACGCCGGTCCGTCCGGTGCCGACTGGGCGGCGGCGGTCGCGGCCGTACGCGCCCTTCCGGCAGACGGGCGGGTGCTGCTCATCTGCCACGTCAACCCGGACGGGGACGCGCTCGGCAGCATGCTCGGCTGTGCGCTCGGCCTGCGTCGGATGGGTCTACGGCAGCTCCAGGCGACCTTCCCCGGGCCGCCCGGAGTGGCCGAACCGTTCCGTGGCCTGCCCGGCCTCGACCTGCTGGTCCCGGCCGCCGACGCCTGGACCGATCCCGACCTGGTGCTCTGCTTCGACGCGGCGAGCGTCTCCCGGATCGGTGATCTCGCCGATCGGCTGGACCGGGCCGGCGAGGTGGTGGTGCTCGACCACCACGCCTCGAACACCCGTTTCGGTCGGATCCACCTGGTCGATCCGTTCGCGGCGGCCACCTCGGTGGTGGTGGAGGGCCTGCTCGATCGGCTGGACGTCCCGCTCGACCGGGAGATCGCCGAGTGCCTCTACGTCGCGTTGACCACAGACACCGGCTCGTTCCGGTTCGCGATGACCACGCCGGCCGTACACGAGATGGCCGCGCGGATGCTGGCGACCGGGCTCCGTCCGGAGGAGATCTCCCGTCGGGTCTTCGACACCCGCCCCTTCGGCGCGGTCCGTCTCTACGGTGACGTGCTGGGCCGGGCCGAACTCGAACCGGAGGCCGCCGGCGGACTCGGCCTGGTATGGACCTACGCCACCCTGGACGACCTGGCCCGACACGGACAGCCGGCGTACGTGCTGGAGGCCCTGATCGACTCGGTGCGCTGCACCGCCGAGGCCGACGTGAGTTGTGTGCTGAAGCAGGTCGCCGAGTCGGAGTGGGCGGTGTCGATGCGGAGCAAGGGCCCGGTGGACGTGAGCCGGGTGGCGGTGGCGCTCGGCGGTGGCGGCCACCGGTTGGCGGCGGGTTTCACCGGCCGTGGCTCCGCGAACGACATCATCGCCGCGATCCGGACCGAACTCGACCGGGTGCTGGCCGAGCCGGAGTAA
- a CDS encoding DUF6186 family protein codes for MSATRMLAIGGFVLAFALLAALEWAARREDSRIPTLGDVCAAVMRYEVGRVPVGRIGLFGFWWWVGWHFFAR; via the coding sequence ATGAGCGCGACCAGGATGCTCGCGATCGGCGGCTTCGTGCTGGCCTTCGCCCTGCTCGCCGCTCTGGAGTGGGCGGCCCGACGGGAGGATTCCCGGATCCCGACCCTGGGTGACGTCTGCGCCGCCGTGATGCGGTACGAGGTCGGCCGTGTCCCGGTGGGCCGAATCGGCCTGTTCGGGTTCTGGTGGTGGGTGGGCTGGCACTTCTTCGCACGCTGA